ATAACATTGCCTTATTGACGTGTTGTTTTAATAACCTGTTATTCGGCTCAACCAATAGAGACAGACTGTAGGTACAACCTATTTATCCCGTATTAGGGGATTAATAGCATATCCAGGGTTAAGACATCAAGGGTAGGGGGTGTTTTTATGCATTCATCGCTCAATATTGGCCTGCATTTATATATTGAACTAGAGTATTAGTTACTTGTTGAATAGCTAAGTAATATGATGAGAGACCATGGCGTAGCGTTTTCGTAAGGCATGCCAGAAACTGTGAATATCATGGGCCCAACTTGGCAATATGATGAGTATTAATAAAACATCCATACAGGCAATAACGCCAAAAATAGCCATCAAATGCCAAGCAATCCCCACATTACCATATAGCATAATTTCACCGACTCCAATTCCTAAGCCCAACCCATATAATTTAGCGCTATAGGCATGGGTACAAGCTTCATTAAATTTTAGCAAACTGAAAACATAAATTATTAATTCTAAAGCTAATAATAAAACTATGGCGGTCAGGTTTGTGTCAATAACAACGGGTACATCAAATGCGCGCTGCCCAAGCAAGACAACCAGAAGACTAAATCGCATTGGCTGTCCAATCGGCGCAGCAAAGGGGTTGCCACCCCAAGGCGTCTGGCAATGATTCCATCAATGATATCGCTGAATAATCCTAGCCCCATCAAAACGGCGCAGAGGAGAGCAGCGTTCGCTTTCATAAAGTACGCAGCGGCTAAAATCAGGAAAGCAAATGCAAAGCGCAACCCTACCAAAGCCATGGGCAAATGACGCAAAATTGATTTTAAACAAGCTGTTTTCATGGCTTCATCCCTTTAATGTAAGTTTCAATGAAAGTAGCAACTAAGGTTTGTGGGCTTTCAGCTTCAATCGCTGCAAATTTTCCTGTTTGGGATAATAAATACATGCCATGCAAGCTGGCCCATAAAATACGGGCATGCCGATAATTATCCAGATGGTCGCCCAAAAAACTTTGGATAACTTTCTCAAGTAAGTCGAATAAAGCTATAATTTTTTGTTGGTACCAAGCGGGGGCTTGGCCATCAGCAGGTCTTATATAGCTTAACAAAGCTTGCCACAGGGCAAAATTTCGCTGCCCATATTCCAAATATAAGATTGCTAGTTGCTTTAATCGATTGATCCCTTGATATTCCTGGGTCAGATTTTGTTGAATATATTTAAGCAATCCATCCAGGGTTTCGCCGTGGATATGTAAGCGCAAATCATCAAAATCTTCAAAGACATTATATAAAGTACCAATCGTATAGCCAATTTCCGAAGCAACGTGACGGGCAGTTAGATTTTTATATCCGCCTTCAACAATTAAATTCCTGCCAGCGGCAATTGCCAGTTTTTTTAGTTGTTCGCGGGTATGATCAGCACGACGGGCCATGGTCTATCCTTAATTGAACTTAGTTCATCATAAGATGATACAAAATAATAATCAATGTTCAAAATAATATTTTCTGAAATGGCTAATATTTAACAAGATAAAGAATGTTATTAAGACAAATCTGGTGGGGATTTTAATATGGGGAAAAAAGAGATCGAGAGAAAAGATTTTAGCAGTAGGTTTCTAATGTTATTTTTCCGCTAAAAAACCTTCCAGCTTTTTTTTAACACTTGGCCATTCCGGTTGGATAATACTGAAATAAACTACATTAATATATTCGCCATCAGCCATTCTAGCTACCCAGCGCAATTCCCCTTCTTTTTTAGCGCCAATTCGCAGAATTGCTTTTTGGGAGCGTTCGTTAATGGATAGCGTTTTCAGGGCTACGCGAACAAATCTTAAAGTTTCAAAACAATGTGTTAGCAGTAAATATTTACATTCCGTATTAACGCGACTGCGCATGACTTCTGATGCAATTGATGTCCAACCAATTTCTAAAGACTTATTTTCTAAGGAAATATCACCCAAGCGGGTGGTGCCAACAACTTTGTCCAAGCGCTTATCAAAAATGATAAAAGGAATAATCTCCCTCTTTTCAACCCCAGCTAAGGCGACTTCCATATATTTTTTAAATCTTCTTTGTTTTTTACTTTATCAACGCGGTATTTCCAGATATCTTGCCACCTGTTATTATCAACAAGTGCTTCATAAAGCCCGTCCAAATGGCTGATACTCATGGGTGTTAACTTAACACGTAAGCCTTCAAGGGTAACTGGGGATATAATCATCAATTAATCTCTATTTGAATAAGGAAGTAACTATTACAACTTATTAGTGAATTTTATAAAAAATCTTCCTCAAGTAGAAGCGGTTTTTAGCAGGTTGCCAGGATAATTGGCTTGTATCAAGAATTTTATATGTAAAGAAAATAGCCATTATGCGTCAGATATTTTAAAACTATTACTATTGGCAGCTATCTGGGGGGGATCTTTCATATTTATGCGGGTAATATCCCCCGTATTAGGTGCTATCATTACGACCAATTCCAGGCTGTTAATCGGCGGTATGGTTTTATTAATATATTACTTTTTTGCCAAAATACCTATTGGATGGCGGGATAATTGGAAGCAATATTTGATTATCGGCCTTGTTAATTCCGCGTTACCTTTTTCGCTCTATGCTTACGCTCTTTTACATATCCCCGCATCATACGCGGTGGTTTTGAATACGACGACACCGCTTTTTGCCGCCCTATTTGCTTGGATATGGTTGGGGGAGGGGATGACCTTAAAGAAAGTAACTGGTTTTATCGTTGCTGCAGCTGGGGTAGCCCTGGTTGTTAATATAGGTTCGCCCGAAGTGGATGGGGATTTCCTGTTAGCGGTATTGGCTTGCTTGGCAGCCACCTCCTGTTACGCATTGGCAGGTGTTTACGTCAAAAAATTTGCCGGGCATATCAAACCACTGGGGATAGCTGCTGGCAGTCAATTATTAGCAGCACTGGTGCTGTTGCCTATCTCTGTAACACAGGAAATTAGCGGAATGATTGATACACATGTCATCATTAATCTTTTAGGGCTTGCCTTATTGTCAAGTGCGTTGGCCTATGTACCTTTTTCCAATTAATTGCTAATATTGGCCCAACACGTGCCATGACGGTTGCCTATTTAATGCCTGTTTTTGGCATGTTATGGGCAAGCTTTTTTAAATGAAGTG
The sequence above is drawn from the Rhodospirillaceae bacterium genome and encodes:
- a CDS encoding CDP-alcohol phosphatidyltransferase family protein, which encodes MKTACLKSILRHLPMALVGLRFAFAFLILAAAYFMKANAALLCAVLMGLGLFSDIIDGIIARRLGVATPLLRRLDSQCDLVFWLSCLGSAHLMYPLLLTQT
- a CDS encoding GNAT family N-acetyltransferase; amino-acid sequence: MEVALAGVEKREIIPFIIFDKRLDKVVGTTRLGDISLENKSLEIGWTSIASEVMRSRVNTECKYLLLTHCFETLRFVRVALKTLSINERSQKAILRIGAKKEGELRWVARMADGEYINVVYFSIIQPEWPSVKKKLEGFLAEK
- a CDS encoding TetR/AcrR family transcriptional regulator produces the protein MARRADHTREQLKKLAIAAGRNLIVEGGYKNLTARHVASEIGYTIGTLYNVFEDFDDLRLHIHGETLDGLLKYIQQNLTQEYQGINRLKQLAILYLEYGQRNFALWQALLSYIRPADGQAPAWYQQKIIALFDLLEKVIQSFLGDHLDNYRHARILWASLHGMYLLSQTGKFAAIEAESPQTLVATFIETYIKGMKP
- a CDS encoding DMT family transporter, with translation MACIKNFICKENSHYASDILKLLLLAAIWGGSFIFMRVISPVLGAIITTNSRLLIGGMVLLIYYFFAKIPIGWRDNWKQYLIIGLVNSALPFSLYAYALLHIPASYAVVLNTTTPLFAALFAWIWLGEGMTLKKVTGFIVAAAGVALVVNIGSPEVDGDFLLAVLACLAATSCYALAGVYVKKFAGHIKPLGIAAGSQLLAALVLLPISVTQEISGMIDTHVIINLLGLALLSSALAYVPFSN